The following are encoded together in the Anaerostipes caccae L1-92 genome:
- a CDS encoding MarR family winged helix-turn-helix transcriptional regulator, translating into MELNQCINYLLTTAQHAVFQEMSAQLSKFDVTPVQYGVMYCLWVKKKNSPKEIAEELRLENSTISGVLERMEKKGLIKRKVSKEDRRFVEIILTDKGNDLEEPILETVEEVNRIVLKDMGQQEQEALKESLRHLAGI; encoded by the coding sequence ATGGAATTGAATCAATGTATCAACTATCTTTTGACCACCGCCCAGCACGCGGTGTTTCAGGAGATGAGCGCACAGCTTTCAAAATTTGATGTGACTCCGGTTCAGTACGGTGTGATGTACTGTCTTTGGGTGAAAAAGAAAAACAGCCCGAAGGAGATCGCAGAAGAACTGAGGCTGGAAAACTCTACAATCTCAGGTGTTCTTGAGAGAATGGAGAAAAAGGGATTGATCAAGAGAAAAGTCAGCAAAGAAGACCGGCGTTTTGTAGAGATTATATTGACGGATAAGGGGAATGACTTGGAAGAACCGATTCTCGAAACAGTGGAAGAGGTCAACAGAATCGTACTGAAAGATATGGGACAGCAGGAACAGGAAGCACTGAAGGAATCCTTAAGGCACCTGGCGGGAATCTGA
- a CDS encoding ABC transporter permease subunit, protein MKHRKEKEIKIIFAGIALIFLTFLAVPVVQLLMKSFTTEGGGLTLQNFQSVFARKDFLEILRNSFGVAGLSAAVTTLLAFILAYTIHYTNTPNWIKTFIKGAAVLPMFLPTITYGFAIIYSFGKQGLLTRLFGKQLFEIYGMKGLLMGYVIYTLPISFMLINNTMGYIDKKYMVVSRVMGDSAFANFKMTVLRPLLGTLAASVIQSFFLSFTDFGIPAAVGGKFKTIASLLYSEMLGSIPNFQNGAVVAVVMLVPSVVSITVLKILEKYQIRYNKISKIELKKNRVRDGLCGGVSILLIVSVLSVFAVIFVIPFVEEWPYRLSFTLDNFRNVFEDPNLFNVYTNSLFVAAATAALGTIAAYGSALVTARSKISQKAKDIIEGIALVTNTIPGMVLGLAFLFLFSGTSLQNTFLLIIICNVVHFFSTPYLMMKSSLGKMNASWETTAMLMGDSWAKTILRIVTPNALSTIIEVFSYYFINAMVTISAVIFIAGARTMVITTKIKELQYYNKFNEVFVLSLLILATNIVGKFAFTKLAGATEGGAAGQFFKLHIRKNKERSL, encoded by the coding sequence ATGAAACATAGAAAAGAAAAAGAGATTAAAATCATATTTGCCGGGATCGCGCTGATCTTTCTTACATTTTTAGCAGTCCCGGTGGTACAGCTTCTGATGAAGTCGTTTACGACAGAAGGAGGAGGGCTTACCTTACAAAATTTTCAGTCTGTTTTTGCGCGGAAAGATTTTTTGGAAATCTTGAGAAACAGCTTCGGCGTTGCGGGACTGAGCGCGGCGGTTACGACTCTGCTGGCATTTATCCTGGCTTATACAATCCACTATACAAACACACCGAACTGGATCAAGACATTTATCAAAGGAGCCGCTGTGCTGCCCATGTTTCTGCCGACGATTACCTACGGTTTTGCAATCATTTATTCTTTCGGAAAACAGGGGCTTCTGACCCGGCTGTTCGGGAAGCAGCTGTTTGAAATCTACGGAATGAAAGGTCTTTTGATGGGCTACGTCATTTATACTCTGCCTATTTCATTCATGCTGATCAATAATACGATGGGCTACATAGATAAAAAGTATATGGTTGTGTCCAGAGTGATGGGTGACAGTGCCTTTGCAAATTTCAAAATGACAGTGCTTCGTCCTCTTTTAGGAACGCTGGCTGCATCCGTGATTCAGTCTTTTTTCTTGAGTTTTACGGATTTCGGTATTCCGGCGGCAGTGGGAGGAAAGTTTAAGACCATCGCATCTCTGCTTTACAGCGAGATGCTCGGAAGCATACCGAATTTCCAAAACGGCGCGGTAGTGGCTGTCGTAATGCTTGTGCCGTCTGTCGTCAGCATTACGGTTTTAAAAATATTGGAGAAATACCAGATTAGGTATAACAAGATTTCCAAGATCGAACTGAAAAAGAACAGAGTCAGAGATGGTTTATGCGGCGGGGTCAGTATTCTTCTGATCGTCAGCGTCTTATCTGTATTTGCAGTCATTTTTGTAATTCCATTTGTGGAAGAATGGCCCTACAGGCTTAGTTTTACACTGGACAATTTCAGAAATGTCTTTGAGGACCCGAACCTTTTCAATGTCTACACAAATTCATTGTTTGTAGCAGCGGCCACGGCAGCACTCGGCACTATAGCCGCATATGGAAGCGCCCTGGTGACAGCCAGGAGTAAGATCAGTCAAAAGGCAAAAGACATCATAGAAGGAATTGCCCTGGTGACGAACACGATACCCGGAATGGTGCTGGGCCTCGCATTTTTATTCCTATTTTCAGGCACCAGTCTTCAAAATACATTTTTGCTGATCATCATCTGCAACGTGGTCCACTTTTTTTCCACGCCTTATCTGATGATGAAGAGTTCCCTGGGGAAAATGAACGCCTCATGGGAGACAACGGCGATGCTTATGGGAGACAGCTGGGCAAAAACGATCTTGAGGATCGTGACGCCAAATGCGCTGAGCACGATTATCGAAGTTTTTAGCTATTACTTTATCAATGCCATGGTGACGATCAGTGCGGTCATCTTTATCGCAGGGGCCAGGACCATGGTTATCACGACAAAGATCAAAGAACTGCAGTATTATAACAAATTTAACGAAGTGTTTGTGCTTTCCCTTCTGATCCTTGCGACAAATATCGTCGGTAAGTTTGCATTTACCAAGCTTGCAGGGGCCACAGAGGGAGGGGCGGCAGGACAATTCTTTAAATTACATATTAGAAAAAACAAGGAGAGAAGTTTATGA
- a CDS encoding acyl CoA:acetate/3-ketoacid CoA transferase: MGKVKIITADQAAALVEDNTTVTTSGFVASGMPEALTKALEKRFLETGSPKNLTLFYAAAQGNRDGSGADHFAHEGMTKRVIGGHWNMVPTLGQLVLDNKIEGYNLPQGTLAQLYRAIAGHKPGVITHVGLNTFADPRIEGGKLNDITTEDIVDVIEILGEEKLLYKSFPLNIGFIRGTYADEHGNVTLSHECCTTEVTTMAQAVKNSGGKIVVQVEKVVADGTLDPKLVKIPGIYVDAVVEAEDMKDHEQCVGCDYDGAMTGDFRIPLSSLEYPPLSAKKIIGRRAAMELTENTVVNLGIGIPEYISMVANEEGIGDYMTLTVEAGPVGGVPQGGAKFGGSVNPECILDQPYQFDFYDGGGVDYAFLGLAQADKDGNINVSKFGPRIAGCGGFVNITQNAKRCYFCGTFTAGGLKTSVKDGKLVVDQEGKSNKFLDTVEQITFSGEYANKVGQPVLYITERAVFELRKDGVYLTEVAPGIDIQTQIIDHMGFTPKMDGTPKLMDERIFRDELMGLKHD, encoded by the coding sequence ATGGGAAAAGTTAAGATTATTACAGCAGATCAGGCAGCTGCCCTGGTAGAAGATAATACAACCGTCACTACCAGCGGATTTGTTGCCAGCGGAATGCCGGAAGCCCTTACAAAGGCTCTGGAAAAAAGATTTTTGGAAACCGGTTCTCCGAAAAACCTGACTTTATTTTACGCTGCTGCCCAGGGAAACCGTGACGGAAGCGGTGCGGATCATTTTGCCCATGAAGGAATGACCAAACGTGTCATCGGCGGACACTGGAACATGGTCCCGACGCTTGGACAGCTGGTCCTTGACAATAAAATCGAAGGATACAATCTGCCCCAGGGCACTCTGGCACAGCTCTATCGTGCCATCGCCGGTCATAAACCCGGCGTGATCACTCATGTTGGATTAAATACATTTGCCGACCCGCGCATTGAAGGCGGCAAATTGAATGACATTACGACCGAGGACATTGTAGATGTGATCGAGATCTTAGGAGAAGAGAAATTATTATATAAATCTTTTCCGCTGAACATCGGATTCATACGGGGTACATATGCTGACGAACACGGCAACGTGACACTTTCCCATGAATGCTGTACAACGGAAGTCACAACCATGGCTCAGGCCGTGAAGAACAGCGGCGGAAAAATTGTAGTACAGGTGGAAAAGGTCGTCGCAGACGGCACCTTAGATCCAAAATTGGTCAAGATCCCGGGAATCTATGTGGATGCAGTCGTGGAAGCAGAAGACATGAAAGACCACGAACAGTGCGTGGGATGCGACTATGACGGTGCTATGACCGGAGACTTCCGTATTCCTTTGAGCAGCCTTGAGTATCCTCCTCTTTCCGCAAAAAAGATCATCGGACGGAGAGCTGCCATGGAACTGACAGAAAACACCGTAGTCAACTTAGGCATCGGTATTCCTGAATATATCTCTATGGTTGCCAATGAAGAAGGCATCGGAGATTACATGACTCTGACCGTAGAGGCGGGACCTGTCGGCGGTGTGCCTCAGGGAGGAGCCAAATTCGGAGGGTCCGTCAATCCCGAGTGTATCTTAGACCAGCCGTACCAGTTTGATTTCTATGATGGAGGCGGTGTCGACTATGCATTCTTAGGCCTCGCACAGGCGGACAAAGACGGAAACATCAATGTCAGCAAATTTGGTCCAAGGATCGCAGGCTGCGGCGGTTTTGTAAACATCACTCAGAATGCAAAACGCTGCTACTTCTGCGGAACCTTTACTGCAGGCGGTTTAAAAACGTCGGTAAAAGACGGAAAACTTGTCGTTGACCAGGAAGGAAAATCCAACAAGTTCCTGGATACAGTTGAACAGATTACGTTCAGCGGCGAGTACGCAAATAAAGTCGGCCAGCCGGTTCTCTATATCACAGAGCGCGCTGTCTTTGAACTGAGAAAAGACGGTGTCTATCTGACAGAAGTTGCCCCTGGCATCGATATCCAAACACAGATCATCGACCATATGGGATTCACTCCTAAAATGGACGGTACGCCAAAGCTTATGGATGAAAGAATTTTCAGAGATGAGCTGATGGGTCTGAAACACGATTAG
- a CDS encoding M18 family aminopeptidase, with product MSDQINRQLFQFIEKSPCSYHAVEQIKRELTENGFTELREQEAWKIEKGGKYFTSRNGSSLAAFCIPEKKLKGFHITASHTDSPAFKIKENMELQAEKHYTKLNTEKYGGMLMDSWLDRPLSVAGKIIVGDGEKLTEKLIHIEKDLLMIPRLAIHMKRGAEDDALNPQIHMLPVLGDQTAEKTFMRTAASEAGVNENDILGTDLYLYNRMPGTVWGANGEFMSAPRLDDLQCVFASLQAFVNSEGREYMNVFCAFDNEEVGSETKQGAGSTFLEDVLWRVNEALGRTGEQYRMAVAESFMISADNAHAVHPNQPGKADLTNRPYMNEGIVIKYSANQKYTTDAYSGAMMKHICEKAGVPYQTFHNRSDLPGGSTLGNILTGSVSLKAVDIGLAQLAMHSAYETAGARDTEYMIRALQEFYRG from the coding sequence ATGTCAGATCAGATTAACCGGCAGTTGTTTCAGTTTATTGAAAAGAGTCCGTGCAGCTATCACGCTGTGGAACAGATAAAGAGAGAATTGACAGAAAATGGATTTACGGAACTGAGGGAGCAGGAGGCATGGAAGATAGAAAAGGGCGGTAAGTATTTTACCAGCAGAAACGGTTCTTCGTTGGCTGCTTTCTGTATACCGGAGAAAAAATTAAAAGGGTTTCATATTACCGCATCCCATACGGACTCACCCGCTTTTAAGATCAAAGAGAATATGGAATTACAGGCAGAAAAGCATTATACAAAATTAAATACCGAAAAATATGGGGGAATGCTCATGGACTCCTGGCTTGACCGTCCGCTCTCTGTGGCAGGAAAAATTATTGTGGGAGACGGGGAAAAACTTACGGAAAAGCTGATTCATATAGAGAAAGATCTCTTGATGATCCCAAGGCTTGCGATCCATATGAAAAGGGGAGCAGAGGATGACGCACTGAACCCTCAGATTCATATGCTTCCTGTCTTGGGGGACCAGACAGCCGAAAAGACATTTATGCGGACAGCTGCATCCGAGGCAGGTGTAAATGAAAATGATATTCTCGGTACAGATCTTTACCTGTATAATCGGATGCCGGGAACTGTATGGGGAGCAAACGGCGAGTTTATGTCGGCACCGAGGCTCGATGACCTTCAGTGTGTATTCGCATCTTTGCAGGCTTTTGTCAACAGTGAGGGCAGAGAGTATATGAATGTCTTTTGTGCGTTTGACAATGAGGAGGTCGGCAGCGAAACAAAACAGGGAGCCGGATCTACATTTTTAGAAGATGTTCTGTGGCGGGTAAATGAGGCGCTGGGGAGAACCGGGGAGCAGTACCGGATGGCCGTGGCGGAGAGCTTTATGATCTCTGCGGACAATGCTCATGCGGTACACCCAAACCAGCCCGGAAAGGCAGATCTTACGAACCGGCCGTATATGAATGAAGGAATTGTAATCAAGTACAGTGCCAATCAAAAATATACGACGGATGCATACTCCGGTGCGATGATGAAACATATCTGTGAAAAAGCCGGAGTTCCTTATCAGACCTTCCACAACCGTTCAGACTTGCCGGGAGGCTCCACTCTCGGAAATATTCTGACGGGCAGTGTATCGTTAAAAGCCGTGGATATCGGCCTTGCCCAGCTTGCCATGCATTCTGCCTATGAGACGGCAGGAGCCAGGGACACAGAATATATGATCAGGGCTCTTCAGGAATTTTACCGCGGTTAA
- a CDS encoding ABC transporter substrate-binding protein, producing MRKTWLKRASVMCMAALLAATGVLASGCSAKKQDEQVVIYSNADDEAVEAMKKALDGNGYKGKYILQTFGTSELGGKLIAEGKNIEADMVTMSTFYIESAQKKNKMFADLGFGRNLKKESDFQKYESPITAQEGTLILNTEVMKEKKLPKPKSIKDLAKPVYKGSISVTDIKASSTAWLLIQGLVSEYGEKEAKSILHDIYQNAGDHIEDSGSAPIKKVRAGEVAIGFGLRQQAVADKKDGLPIDYVDPKEGNFSLTECVSVVDKKDSGKKKLALEMAECIIKKGRTDLIKTYPIPIYNGEDESSENKSGNPKVFKEKLTLDLLEKHQELSESAK from the coding sequence ATGAGAAAGACATGGTTAAAAAGAGCATCAGTGATGTGTATGGCTGCCCTTCTGGCAGCGACCGGAGTGCTTGCCTCCGGGTGTTCCGCGAAAAAACAGGATGAGCAGGTGGTGATCTATTCCAACGCAGACGACGAAGCCGTGGAGGCTATGAAAAAAGCGCTGGACGGAAACGGATACAAAGGGAAATATATTCTTCAGACGTTTGGAACCTCAGAACTGGGAGGAAAGCTGATCGCAGAGGGCAAAAATATAGAGGCCGATATGGTGACGATGAGCACCTTCTATATTGAGAGTGCCCAGAAGAAAAACAAGATGTTTGCGGATCTTGGTTTCGGCAGGAACTTAAAGAAAGAATCTGATTTTCAGAAGTATGAGTCACCAATCACGGCACAGGAAGGAACATTGATCCTGAACACGGAAGTAATGAAGGAGAAGAAACTTCCGAAACCGAAATCCATCAAAGACCTGGCAAAGCCCGTGTATAAAGGATCTATTTCCGTGACGGATATCAAAGCATCTTCCACCGCATGGCTTTTGATACAGGGCCTTGTGTCTGAATATGGGGAGAAAGAAGCAAAAAGCATCCTCCACGACATTTACCAGAATGCAGGAGACCACATCGAAGATTCAGGCTCCGCTCCGATCAAGAAGGTCCGGGCAGGGGAAGTGGCCATTGGATTTGGTTTAAGACAGCAGGCGGTGGCAGACAAAAAGGACGGTCTTCCGATTGATTATGTAGACCCGAAAGAAGGAAACTTTTCTCTGACAGAGTGTGTTTCCGTAGTGGACAAAAAAGACAGCGGCAAGAAAAAGCTTGCCCTTGAGATGGCAGAATGCATCATCAAAAAGGGAAGAACAGACTTAATTAAGACGTATCCGATCCCGATTTATAACGGCGAGGACGAATCGAGTGAAAACAAATCCGGAAACCCAAAAGTATTTAAAGAAAAACTGACTTTGGATCTTCTGGAAAAACATCAGGAATTATCAGAAAGCGCAAAATAA
- a CDS encoding YoaK family protein — MKQHKKIQMSEAFQLGAVLAVVGGFLDAYSYLFRGGVFANAQTGNIVLLGISLQKGKWQGAVHYAIPILAFAAGVIVVELIKKYFKQYPKIHWRQIIVMIEAVMICLAAFIPSGEADMIANVIISFVCAMQVETFRKVHGNAYATTMCTGNLRSGMEILFQYFQTKDRELLNRSLKYFGIILFFIVGAAAGTAAGNVLSHNAVLICSALLLAAFFMMFMETKKIK; from the coding sequence GTGAAACAGCATAAGAAAATCCAGATGTCCGAGGCTTTTCAGCTGGGTGCCGTTTTGGCAGTTGTCGGGGGATTTCTGGATGCGTACAGTTATCTTTTCAGAGGCGGAGTGTTTGCCAATGCCCAGACCGGAAATATCGTACTGCTGGGCATCAGCCTGCAAAAAGGAAAGTGGCAGGGGGCTGTCCATTACGCCATCCCCATTCTGGCCTTTGCGGCCGGAGTCATTGTGGTGGAACTCATTAAGAAGTATTTTAAACAGTATCCTAAAATCCATTGGAGACAGATCATTGTCATGATCGAAGCGGTGATGATCTGCCTGGCTGCCTTTATTCCTTCGGGAGAGGCGGATATGATCGCCAATGTGATCATATCCTTTGTCTGTGCCATGCAGGTGGAGACATTTCGGAAGGTACACGGAAATGCCTATGCGACGACCATGTGCACAGGAAACTTAAGAAGCGGAATGGAAATCCTGTTTCAATATTTCCAGACGAAAGACCGGGAACTGCTGAACAGGAGCCTGAAATACTTTGGGATTATTTTGTTTTTTATAGTAGGTGCGGCAGCAGGCACGGCGGCAGGAAATGTGCTTTCTCACAATGCCGTTTTGATCTGTTCTGCACTTCTTCTGGCAGCATTTTTCATGATGTTTATGGAGACAAAGAAAATTAAATAA
- a CDS encoding enoyl-CoA hydratase-related protein — MNNLLMEVENEIAVVTINRPKSLNALNSETLAELDQCFSEISRRKDIRVVILTGSGEKSFVAGADISEMVNASPAEGRQMGLLAKEAFLKLETMPQVTIAAVNGYALGGGCEISMACDIRVAAENARFAQPETGLGILPGFGGTQRLSRLVGKGRAKELIFTCDQIDAEEAYRIGLANKVVPQTELIDYCKKMAAKIMSKGSYAISLAKEAINTGMDTDLSSGLTLEADLFGLAFSTEDKKEGMTAFLEKRKADLKDF; from the coding sequence ATGAACAATTTATTAATGGAAGTAGAAAACGAGATCGCAGTAGTTACAATCAACAGACCAAAATCTTTAAACGCCTTAAACAGTGAGACATTAGCAGAATTAGACCAGTGCTTTTCCGAGATCTCCCGCCGTAAGGACATCAGAGTTGTTATCCTTACAGGATCAGGTGAAAAATCATTTGTGGCCGGAGCCGATATTTCTGAAATGGTCAATGCCTCTCCTGCAGAAGGAAGACAGATGGGTCTGCTGGCAAAAGAAGCATTCCTTAAATTAGAGACAATGCCTCAGGTAACGATCGCCGCAGTCAACGGATATGCACTCGGAGGCGGATGTGAAATCTCCATGGCCTGTGACATCCGTGTAGCCGCAGAAAACGCAAGATTCGCACAGCCGGAAACAGGACTAGGAATTCTCCCGGGATTCGGCGGAACACAGCGTCTCTCCCGCTTAGTCGGAAAAGGCCGTGCAAAAGAACTGATCTTTACATGTGACCAGATCGATGCTGAGGAGGCTTACAGGATCGGACTTGCAAACAAGGTAGTTCCTCAGACAGAACTGATTGATTACTGCAAAAAGATGGCAGCAAAGATCATGTCCAAAGGAAGTTATGCCATCTCTCTTGCAAAAGAAGCGATCAACACAGGCATGGATACCGATTTAAGCAGCGGACTTACATTAGAGGCAGACTTATTCGGACTGGCATTTTCTACGGAAGACAAAAAAGAAGGCATGACCGCATTCCTTGAGAAACGCAAAGCAGATTTAAAAGATTTCTAA
- a CDS encoding ABC transporter ATP-binding protein, producing the protein MLKLQNIKKSYDGTTVLDGISLEIPDGEIVSILGPSGCGKTTLLNMILGITEPDSGKIEFNGKDITDSPMEKRGFNIVFQDYALFPNLNVYQNITYGLKNKPDISSKEEVDELIGLLGLKDHLPKKIEQLSGGQKQRVALARTLVMKPKILLLDEPLSALDGVIKESIKNRIKTIAKEFHLTTVIVTHDPEEALTLSDRVLIVNEGRISQYSEPEQIVNAPQNDFVKNFILNQLEIKKNNIFTLFKNQLNIQPGKESLVS; encoded by the coding sequence ATGCTGAAATTACAAAATATAAAGAAATCCTATGACGGTACCACGGTGCTGGACGGAATATCGCTGGAGATTCCGGATGGAGAAATCGTTTCCATCCTGGGGCCGTCCGGCTGCGGAAAGACAACACTATTAAATATGATCCTCGGAATTACAGAACCGGACAGCGGAAAAATTGAGTTTAACGGAAAAGATATCACGGATTCCCCAATGGAAAAGAGGGGATTCAACATCGTGTTTCAGGATTATGCTCTGTTCCCGAACTTGAATGTATATCAAAACATTACATACGGGCTGAAAAATAAGCCGGACATTTCGTCAAAAGAGGAAGTGGACGAACTGATCGGCCTGCTTGGACTGAAGGATCATCTTCCGAAAAAGATTGAGCAGCTTTCAGGAGGACAGAAGCAGAGAGTGGCACTGGCAAGGACTTTGGTCATGAAGCCCAAAATCCTTCTCTTAGATGAGCCTTTAAGCGCACTGGACGGAGTGATTAAGGAATCCATAAAAAACAGGATCAAGACGATTGCGAAAGAATTTCATCTGACTACGGTCATCGTGACTCATGATCCCGAAGAGGCTCTGACACTTTCTGACCGGGTGCTGATCGTAAATGAAGGGCGGATTTCCCAGTACAGCGAGCCGGAACAGATCGTCAATGCGCCCCAGAATGATTTTGTGAAGAATTTTATCCTGAACCAGCTGGAGATCAAGAAGAACAATATCTTCACGCTGTTTAAAAATCAGCTGAATATACAGCCCGGAAAGGAAAGCCTTGTTTCATAA
- a CDS encoding acyl-CoA dehydrogenase family protein — protein sequence MNFELTEQQAAIQETARNFAQTELQPGVLERDANSEFPVDLYKKMGDLGLIGLPYPKEVGGQGADYLSYVLAVEEVSKVDASVGISYSVSTSLYGGSIMNSDAPVEKKNEFLAPVLSGQHFGSFGLTEPNAGSDAGGCVTVAERDGDEYILNGMKCFNTNGPLADYTAVYALTEPEKKAKGLSCFVVKKGTPGFSVGKVEDKMGIRSAQVSEMILENVRVPAENMIVPSGDGFKLAMKTLDGGRIGVAAQGLGIAEGAFEIAKEYLKTREQFGKPLYRNQYLAFKMAELEMEIDAAKLMLYKAATDKQEGRSYSIPAAKAKYLCTEAAMHVTTEAVQMLGGNGYMKGYHVERMMRDAKITQIYEGTNEIQKLVVSGAIFR from the coding sequence ATGAATTTTGAGTTAACCGAACAGCAGGCAGCCATTCAGGAGACAGCAAGAAACTTTGCTCAGACGGAGTTACAGCCGGGAGTGTTAGAGAGAGATGCCAACAGTGAATTTCCGGTAGATCTCTATAAGAAGATGGGAGATCTTGGACTGATCGGACTTCCTTATCCGAAAGAAGTCGGAGGCCAGGGAGCCGATTACCTGTCTTATGTATTGGCAGTGGAGGAGGTCTCTAAAGTAGATGCTTCTGTGGGGATTTCATATTCTGTATCCACTTCCTTATATGGAGGAAGTATTATGAATTCTGACGCTCCGGTCGAGAAAAAGAATGAATTTCTGGCACCGGTATTGTCAGGACAGCATTTCGGATCTTTCGGTCTCACAGAACCGAATGCGGGATCTGATGCAGGAGGATGTGTCACAGTTGCGGAAAGAGACGGAGACGAGTACATATTAAACGGTATGAAATGCTTCAATACGAACGGGCCTTTAGCCGATTATACGGCGGTGTATGCCCTGACGGAACCTGAGAAGAAAGCCAAGGGACTGTCCTGTTTCGTGGTGAAGAAAGGAACTCCCGGATTTTCAGTGGGCAAAGTGGAAGATAAGATGGGAATCCGCTCCGCACAGGTTTCAGAGATGATACTGGAAAACGTACGGGTGCCGGCAGAAAATATGATCGTTCCTTCCGGAGACGGATTTAAACTGGCGATGAAGACTCTGGACGGAGGCCGTATCGGTGTTGCTGCACAGGGACTTGGAATTGCAGAAGGTGCATTTGAGATTGCAAAAGAATACTTAAAGACGAGAGAACAGTTTGGCAAACCATTATACAGAAACCAGTATCTTGCATTTAAGATGGCGGAACTTGAAATGGAAATTGATGCCGCAAAACTAATGCTTTACAAAGCGGCTACGGACAAACAGGAAGGAAGATCCTATTCCATTCCGGCAGCAAAGGCAAAATACCTCTGTACAGAGGCGGCCATGCACGTGACAACAGAGGCGGTGCAGATGCTGGGCGGAAACGGATATATGAAGGGTTACCATGTAGAACGTATGATGAGAGACGCTAAGATCACTCAGATCTACGAGGGAACCAACGAGATCCAGAAGCTGGTTGTGAGCGGAGCGATTTTCAGATAG
- the phnW gene encoding 2-aminoethylphosphonate--pyruvate transaminase: protein MNHYKLLTPGPLTTTDTVKQEMLFDHCTWDEDYKNITQTIRKQLLSLAHVSEDDYTAVLMQGSGTFGVESVITSVINENGKLLIIANGAYGERMADIAEHAGIPYEIYREDYRKVPQAAVVEKILREDPAITHAAMVHSETTSGILNDIEAIASVVKEYNKTLIVDAMSSFGGVDIEVGQLGIDFLISSANKCIQGVPGFSFIIADKKKLSDSKGNARSLSLDLYDQWETMEKDGKWRFTSPTHTVLAFAKALKELEAEGGIAKRAARYRENNRILIERFQSMGMQPYIDGAHQGPVITTFLYPADTDFTFSEMYHYIKERGYAIYPGKVTEAETFRIGTIGEIYPEDIEKLSEIMEQFLKEKEQ from the coding sequence ATGAACCACTATAAGTTATTAACCCCCGGTCCGCTTACAACCACGGACACTGTAAAACAAGAGATGCTTTTTGATCACTGTACCTGGGATGAAGATTATAAAAACATCACCCAGACGATAAGGAAACAGCTGCTTTCCCTTGCGCACGTGTCAGAGGACGACTATACGGCCGTCCTCATGCAGGGCAGTGGGACCTTCGGTGTAGAATCCGTGATCACCAGCGTGATAAATGAAAACGGAAAGCTTTTGATCATTGCTAACGGTGCATATGGGGAGCGTATGGCGGACATTGCAGAGCATGCGGGGATACCTTATGAAATTTATCGGGAAGATTATAGAAAGGTTCCCCAGGCAGCAGTTGTTGAAAAGATACTGAGAGAAGATCCTGCAATCACTCATGCGGCTATGGTGCACAGTGAGACGACTTCCGGCATTCTCAATGATATTGAGGCCATTGCTTCTGTGGTGAAGGAATACAATAAGACGTTAATCGTCGATGCTATGAGCAGTTTTGGAGGCGTGGACATTGAAGTCGGACAATTAGGCATTGATTTTCTCATAAGCAGCGCAAATAAATGTATTCAGGGTGTTCCGGGCTTTTCTTTTATCATCGCCGATAAAAAGAAGCTGTCAGACAGTAAAGGAAACGCCAGAAGCCTGTCCCTGGACTTATATGACCAGTGGGAAACGATGGAGAAGGACGGAAAATGGAGATTTACCTCCCCTACTCATACGGTCCTTGCCTTTGCAAAAGCGCTTAAAGAACTGGAAGCAGAAGGCGGAATTGCAAAAAGGGCGGCCCGCTACCGGGAAAACAACCGCATTTTGATCGAACGGTTTCAGTCTATGGGTATGCAGCCTTATATTGACGGCGCTCATCAGGGACCGGTCATCACTACGTTTTTGTATCCGGCAGATACAGATTTTACGTTCAGTGAGATGTATCATTATATCAAAGAGCGCGGGTATGCGATCTATCCGGGGAAGGTGACGGAAGCCGAGACATTCCGCATCGGCACCATTGGAGAAATATATCCTGAGGATATTGAGAAACTCTCAGAAATCATGGAGCAATTTTTAAAGGAGAAGGAACAATGA